The segment GATTGACGAGCAATTCGCGCGCGCTCCAACACTCATTGCCAATCAACCAATCAGGTCTCCCTGCCTTTcgcgcgtgtatatatatatatatatatatatatatatatatatatatatatatatatatatgcgttaagtatatttttttttgctgtagTCTgtactttttcttatatttttttttcttatgattcgctttaattattataaagaaagttCTCTTcttcgaattatatattaatacaaaaaacattttaaaaaaagaacatttataGATTACAGGTGCGCATGTtccaaaaatagaaaattttattaatcctttTTATTGGTCTATGtctatgtataaaagtattaaagcgAAATAAACCAAACTTTATGAGATATCTCTAGTGTTTTATGTcagaatataatagaaatataaaataactcgCGTATAGAAacattcattttttgaaaaacttatctcaatatttatttttacacacacagaaaaaaagtaagtgtcaaacaaaacttatatattcatatgaacgcgttcattgtttcacatatacgcaacaatttataatcttcttggaagaatttaaaaatcttaaatttcaacaatattacagtcttatttcaatactacaattgtcatttcaagaataaaatcattattttaacactaagaaaatgataatcttcgatttgaatatgtgttattttctatccaacattttttcctctccattcaagaaaatgattcttaaataacaagaatatatttattttagttgaactatataaaatgccTTCACctaagcaaatttttttttatttaacgcaatataatctcatttcaagatttacattttgaaactaaagatattatcaaaataagaatattctttttttcagtgCAAAGAATAtccatttctataaaaaatcataatattttaattaaaagaaaaactacaGATGTGTTGTTATTACAtcaatggaaaaaataaaatttaaactaagtattattatataaaccgtgtttaatttttttcttcatcactttttatattatcggtAACAAGGATATGATTCGTTGTTTAAGAATTGTATGACTTACGCTaggtatacataaaatgtgaCTGTAGAAAAAATACGCTTTGTTTTATActcattaaaaagtaaaaatttaaattgtcgtTGATTTACAATACAAAAGAACAGGAAATTTCGATGAGAAATAACGTTGGCTTAGTAATCACACAAAAATAATCCTCATATCCTCCTCGCGGCGATAATAATGCATCGATTATCGTAAGATTCTTCACGTTTAATGACATGAAAAATTGAGTTTATGTCCCGTCTTCACAAAGTCATACCGATCTCGATTCCTGTTAAGAAATCACTAATTTAATACTCACATTATCTTGTAACGCACAGTTCGTTCTAGTATTATATGCCGTTTACGAGCGACATACTTTATCACGGTCACGCCAGAGTTTTATCTCCGTCAAATATTAACTATACTAATAAAGCACCATCTTACGTGTGTCTAATATACTCTTCTCGTAAAGAGaagtgtatatttattacacgtGGTCTATAAATGGGTTtgtttataatacttatattaatagttagcattttagatttcttttttataagtaaaattatcatttaaatatatctaaaaaatatgaaagcgGAGTTTTTTACTGGTTTATGTAATCGGCAAACAATTTTACTGCATTTACATAAGAAAACAggataaaaatgcaatataaaatattatcattcaagactttatattcaaagaagttaaatttgtaaaactcgagattaatatttttaatcatatgtctaaaaacaaattaaaatgcaccgttatattcttttgtataagtaaaatatattattttaattacatacattGAATTACGTGctaataaactattaattaataatacatgttaaataaaagaacaataaGTTATCAAATCTGTCAGAGACAcccgtatataatattaaaattcggagattatttttatctacaatttatgtgtatgtatatatacataccagTGAAAAAAGACCTATCAAAATCGACATCAAATTGATGTCATTTCGATAGGTCTTTTTCACTGATGGGTATAAATGTTCCAGTGCGCGTTACATGCAAGCGtcatctatataataaataaacattaaaaaacaaaattcataaaatataaatacctgCTTCATATTTTCCTTATATTGATCCTTATCACAAGATTCCGTTCGAAGTAGACAACGATTTTGGACTTTCTCTCTTAATAACAGGaacgtaaataaaaagtttcacgCGCGTGAATTCAACAATTTTAGTACGAAATCGCAGTAAGATGTAAGACACTTTTCGCCCTAAACTTTACCACCGTGATAATTGATAGCGGAGAATTTAGAAATCGCAAAAATTGTGTCGAGTTTGCGTGAAACTTTTCACTCTTCGCGAGAGAGATAATTTTACGCGAGAACCTCGAAAACTTTCAGCGATCGCTAAATTCTTTGCTATCCGTTTGGACGACGGAGAGTTTCACGATGTAAAAAGTTTAACGTTTCTGCGATTCGAAAAGTTacataatcgataaaaattcaGTCGAATTCGAGTGCGCGAGACTATACTTACGTTCTCGCCATATCCAGGAGACAAAGAGGATCGCTATTTGGCGCGCAAAAAAGAAATCAGGCCGGTAACTGTCACTCCGCAGGGACATCCGGAtaattgacataatatttCTGATTGGCTGTCGTTATAGGGAACTTACGGAAGCCTACGGAAATTCTCTCCTCGAGCAGCCAATCGATGCATTCGACGAACTCATTAACGGACCAATCACAGTTTTTCCATTCTTTTTGCACTATTTTGTGAGTGGACGTCAGCCTAAagcccgtatcagactacgcattaaaaattgagattacagattgaagattgaaatttgaccaatcaagacaaagcaattttaataaaaaataaaaagcaattttacttCCTTTTATTCGGATTAGTcacattttaatctttaatcttcaatcttcaattttcaattcgtaGTCCGATACGAGCTTAAAGCTGCGTTCCATATGTAACTTTCATTTAGACCGAAAGTTAAACAAAGACAGACATAATGCTCGTGAGTGTCGTGATCGTTTAGTGGAACGCAACCGAACCAAcgattcgtaaaaaaaaaaaaaaaaaattagtaaaaatgaaaattgaccGACTAACTTTACAGAGGTCATTGTatggcaaataaaaaaaaaaaaaaaaacaaaattacaaataaaataaaaaaaattttataaaatttcgacGTTACACGGCAGGTCGAGAGGAAAACTGGCAAATAacaagaacaaaaaaataactaatatcCCGCTAATATGTTTCTGATGTTGGTAACACTAGTTAGAGACGCTAATCTTTCGCAGTGGTTCCGCAGCGGCAATTTATGTCAACCAAATTTGTTGTAATTGTCAAACATcacattaattaacataaataataatgtgtagCGATACGGATGATTGGCGATCACGttattgttagatttattCCAACGGACGTTCTAATTTAATTCATGATATAATGATCGAAAGACATTCGCTACAATGATGACAACAGATCGTATCGACGTTTCTCTACCGTTTGCAGTAAAAAAGGGACAGGATGTTTACAATGACAGCGATGACAATACTAGCCTGGATGATATTGACGATTTTCTATCCATGTCTTTGCCACCGCCTTCCATGAACAATTCTGTTTTAATCGACGAATCCAACAATGAGTTTTTACGTCTCACTACAACGGcacgtttctttttatatgtgcaAACTGTGTGCTTAtttcttttcgatttttagaaaaaagatcTTGAAAGATTGATTTTGATTTCTCGcacaaagatataattatatcctaTCATGTATTCTGTAGcacatataatagatataaagagAATTCTGACACTCTGTGCGTTGTaggttaaagaaatttttttgctgtGTGCTTGTTCTGAATTTTGATATGTGCTAGTTGAATtagaatatcaatctaaaaagagttctatttttgttataatcatttagaaaataatcacaaaaaagtttagattgaagtaaaataatattcctcGATGTGACATACAATAGAgagataattcaattaaaatcaaaCTGTTTTAAACtgtttatagaattttataaaagtcttCAAGTTCACGTATATCATTGACTTGTAATTTTTCCTATTGCAATTATTCTTACGTCTTATATTGTTTGTGCAGGTCCGTGCTGTATACTTGTCTTATCTTCATAAATGCTTAATTGgtaattatataacttgttATAAACAAACGGACAATGATGTACCAAGTattgaagtaaaaaaatgtgcaGATCAAATGGAATTGCATGCAGTTAGATTGGCATTAGAAGTTGCTCTGTACAGACAAAATATGTTAAGAATGGTaagaaactttaatattaaaaatggaaaaaaaagaaatgttaatgagttttatttaacatttcaataattgacattgtaatttgtttattcttgTAGATTGCAGATATAAAGTCGCATACTGTTAAAGAGaaagcgtataaaaaattagtaatatttttagaaacatcTAAAGATAAGATTGATGTTGCTGTACAAACAGATACCACATGGCCAGATTTGCACAAAGTAGATAATACAGAAGATGTATATACACCTAATTGTAAAGAAACATTAGAAACAGTGAATTCTGACAATTCTCACACGAgcgaaaatattatgaaaaatattgacgATGAGATGgatatacaaatattgcaAGAGACTATAAAAGAAGACTCTAATGACACTAGTCAGGAAATTAAGGATCAGAACGATTTCCAAATAGATGATGAAACtactattaaaaatgaagATGAAAATTCACAAGATTCACTACTACAACATATGGAGGATATGTTTTGCGAGAGTGACGACAGTAGtgatataacaaaattgatTGAGAAACATTCTGGTGTTACAAAGGCTAATATCGATaaggaaattaataaaatatgtttagaaGCAGATTTGAATCTTTTTGGTATACCACAAAGTGATAGTATACCAAGGCCTAAAATGACAAAAGTAAGTACAAGCGAAGGAAAAGTTAGCTTTAGTCGTTATAAGGAACTGCAAAATAGAAAAGCCATTAAGGAAGTTAATGGAAATGAGACTGgcgaaaataaacaaaaacagAGGCTAAACGCTATTTGGTTTGTGGAACGTGTGCATCAAGTTTCACAACTGAAAGCCAAACTGACTGAATTATCATTGACAAATTATCGTAAgcatggaaaaataaaagaacaatttCTTGAATTGTTTGGGGAATGTGAGGAAGAAGAAATGATGCCAGAATCGCCAATCtgcatagaaaattatttacctGCTTGCAAAGAAAGAATAGCGTCTTGGATTGTCAAATATCTAATGCCATTTTACAAGAACAGAAGAATTAAAGATCGACAACTTTTTAAAGCTGTCGCAAAGTATATCGCGGACATGCTCATTATAGAAAATACGTTTCCaggtaattaatttcatattctcACCACAGTTATATTGCTTTGCACGTATaagagtatataattaatatgtaatgtgTTATTTTAGATGATTATGTTGATgtgtaatgtattattttgttaatatattttggatAATTATGTGAACTGAGTACTTTGGCATTACACTAGGGCAGAATTTTGAGACAGTtgcaaaacaaaacaaaaaatagtttttagaACTGGTTCacaatatatctattattacataattttatttcattccaTTTCTAATTtggaaatttgtattttatattgaatgttacatttttcatatattttaagaagaaaatagaaattgtagatatatatatatatatatatggtatattagaatattattttctaataacaaAAGTCTCATTCTtttgtttgtatatttcaGAGCAAGAATGTGTCAGCAAGTATATAGAAAGTTATTTCAAGAACAAGAAGTTTATTAAAACTAAACAGGATATATATCTCTGAGAGTAAGATGCGTGACATGTTATCAATTCTATTATGCAATATACaagttaatgaaaaatatatattctaatatatataattttcttttgatacAAGCcctttaataatactattcaaattttttgtttgaaaacaTAACATTcatgaaacataataaaattatatgtaaatatatttataaaaatataaattatggaaaaactaaaaatttaatttcgagaaatatatgctatatatggaggatgtaaaatatttatatatgaaaaacaattattaaattaactctGTTTTGATTATGTTCTGCatctttaaatgtataaatataatattgctgaaaaataaatcgaatctaacgtaattaaataaagctacaaagaaaaaataaagatactaaatacaattaataattttactatcgattttaatataatagataatacaataacgataaaataataaaaatgtgaatgGTAAAAATGACAATGACAatgatgataattataataatatgtaatattaattaataatacactaATTTGTCTGCATATTAAATCACACATGAAAATTACCTAAAGAGATTCAAAAAGTATCAAATTCGTATTTCAATCACATCAAGATAGAtacaaaactaataataatctttcctTTCTgtgtttgttatatatataataaaacactaagttattatacataaactaAATAGCAaagatcaaaatataattaacagttATAAAGTATTAGAGTACAGTTATAGAGTAGAGAAcagtaaaaataacaataacagtaataatacaataaatagatATGCTTATATATAAACCAGATCTAAACCAGatattactaatttttcaatttcaaagttcaattttttcaaaactttacgtaagaaaattttattctaaattatttatttttcatttaaaaccaTTCCCTTCTTAACTGATACTTTCCAGTATTGTTCcctttgatatatataataacttgtatataaaaatatcattttgacTCAAGTCTTATATCAACTATTCTAACTGACaactcacacacacacgcacacacacataaaatgtttaactatattaaaaaatgatatgctctattatatgttatagaaACAATAGTGCTGTAAAGGGTACATTTCACAgaacataatttttacgaataataacatttttttttttattttacttatctcCTTTGTTATAAAcagtattattataacaatagaCAGAATCAACCTATAGTAACAAGAATGATTTTGccaatttactatttattttcttataaagacGCTTAACTATACTTTTCGTGTAATAGAATAGCAATATTCAAAGAGTAAATTATGTAGAAGTGATATTTCCAAATAAGCGACCTGATCTGATATCGCACAACACTGGAAACTTGCTTAGcttttgcaaaagtatagaaGAATGTTTATGACTTCCAAATAAGATATCAATATAATGAAAACCTTGAATGGCTTAGAAGAAGGCTTGGTGGAAAAGATACTTgtgataatttcttttatgtcGAGACTTATGTATTACGTATTTTCCCAGGTACATAGTTCTTGTCTATTACCGGTTCCTGCAGAAACATGTGTAAACATCGTTCATTCTGTGCCAAGGGATGTCCAGCTattctgaaattattaaacaatacaaTCAGTTACATATCTATCTACACAGACAGAATGATGGCATTGCAGATTGTTGGAGAATATTACAGGTGCAAtagagtaatatataattaacacattctttaattaatgttgtTAGAATAtgcagtttaaaaataatgtgttttagttattttcataaaaattaaacataataacttaaatttatttttacagtcgAATTAAAACACACTATTAGAAATTTGTTTGAAAGAAATacctgataaaattttattttctttcttctatcctttttctaatattcttttttcttaattgatattaaaactaaatattaatttaataaataaaacgagtatttatatatactatatatctgcatatagtgtatatataactgaaacaaataactattaattttttagcaaatttatttttggacAGTCAGGATATTTATATTCGCTATTCCAAAGTCATTAGTTATATCTCATAGTATGTGCAAAGCGATAATACTCACTTGTTAACAAAAACTTCTAAGCCTTTTCTTCGATCTTCAATAAAATCTTCTTCAAATATGCCGTCATCACCACGAAAAGGCATTTGACGTTTCCATGCTTTTCCTGGTAAAGGTGGGACTACaatctacaattttataaagatatataaataacaaataattctatgatattgcaatatataatatttatttaaaataatatttatttaataatcatgtatgatcttaaaaattgttttagttttacttaacaaaaataaattaacttacTAAAATCATAATATGTCAGTTATCATCTTAATAGtcttcataatttaatttgtactattttatattcttaattacaTTACTTGATTTCAGTAACTAACCTTACTATCTCTTTCTAATTCATTTCTCAGCCATTCAAAATCACTATATCGCCTTCTTACAGTTGAATCTTTCACTTTAAAGACTGGCAAGTTtgtctaaaaagaaaaagtcgagttgaaaaattaaaacaatacatgttttttaatatatatatatatcttgaaatattatatatatatatataatataaatcacacACATGCTATAc is part of the Anoplolepis gracilipes chromosome 2, ASM4749672v1, whole genome shotgun sequence genome and harbors:
- the LOC140662913 gene encoding uncharacterized protein isoform X2, whose amino-acid sequence is MMTTDRIDVSLPFAVKKGQDVYNDSDDNTSLDDIDDFLSMSLPPPSMNNSVLIDESNNEFLRLTTTVRAVYLSYLHKCLIGNYITCYKQTDNDVPSIEVKKCADQMELHAVRLALEVALYRQNMLRMIADIKSHTVKEKAYKKLVIFLETSKDKIDVAVQTDTTWPDLHKVDNTEDVYTPNCKETLETVNSDNSHTSENIMKNIDDEMDIQILQETIKEDSNDTSQEIKDQNDFQIDDETTIKNEDENSQDSLLQHMEDMFCESDDSSDITKLIEKHSGVTKANIDKEINKICLEADLNLFGIPQSDSIPRPKMTKVSTSEGKVSFSRYKELQNRKAIKEVNGNETGENKQKQRLNAIWFVERVHQVSQLKAKLTELSLTNYRKHGKIKEQFLELFGECEEEEMMPESPICIENYLPACKERIASWIVKYLMPFYKNRRIKDRQLFKAVAKYIADMLIIENTFPDDYVDVARMCQQVYRKLFQEQEVY
- the LOC140662913 gene encoding uncharacterized protein isoform X1; protein product: MMTTDRIDVSLPFAVKKGQDVYNDSDDNTSLDDIDDFLSMSLPPPSMNNSVLIDESNNEFLRLTTTVRAVYLSYLHKCLIGNYITCYKQTDNDVPSIEVKKCADQMELHAVRLALEVALYRQNMLRMIADIKSHTVKEKAYKKLVIFLETSKDKIDVAVQTDTTWPDLHKVDNTEDVYTPNCKETLETVNSDNSHTSENIMKNIDDEMDIQILQETIKEDSNDTSQEIKDQNDFQIDDETTIKNEDENSQDSLLQHMEDMFCESDDSSDITKLIEKHSGVTKANIDKEINKICLEADLNLFGIPQSDSIPRPKMTKVSTSEGKVSFSRYKELQNRKAIKEVNGNETGENKQKQRLNAIWFVERVHQVSQLKAKLTELSLTNYRKHGKIKEQFLELFGECEEEEMMPESPICIENYLPACKERIASWIVKYLMPFYKNRRIKDRQLFKAVAKYIADMLIIENTFPEQECVSKYIESYFKNKKFIKTKQDIYL
- the LOC140662913 gene encoding uncharacterized protein isoform X3, whose protein sequence is MMTTDRIDVSLPFAVKKGQDVYNDSDDNTSLDDIDDFLSMSLPPPSMNNSVLIDESNNEFLRLTTTVRAVYLSYLHKCLIGNYITCYKQTDNDVPSIEVKKCADQMELHAVRLALEVALYRQNMLRMIADIKSHTVKEKAYKKLVIFLETSKDKIDVAVQTDTTWPDLHKVDNTEDVYTPNCKETLETVNSDNSHTSENIMKNIDDEMDIQILQETIKEDSNDTSQEIKDQNDFQIDDETTIKNEDENSQDSLLQHMEDMFCESDDSSDITKLIEKHSGVTKANIDKEINKICLEADLNLFGIPQSDSIPRPKMTKVSTSEGKVSFSRYKELQNRKAIKEVNGNETGENKQKQRLNAIWFVERVHQVSQLKAKLTELSLTNYRKHGKIKEQFLELFGECEEEEMMPESPICIENYLPACKERIASWIVKYLMPFYKNRRIKDRQLFKAVAKYIADMLIIENTFPDDYVDV
- the Snx3 gene encoding sorting nexin-12 yields the protein MADTTVDATRRLNVKKQTLDDAYAAPANFLEIDVINPITHGVGKKRYTDYEVRMRTNLPVFKVKDSTVRRRYSDFEWLRNELERDSKIVVPPLPGKAWKRQMPFRGDDGIFEEDFIEDRRKGLEVFVNKIAGHPLAQNERCLHMFLQEPVIDKNYVPGKIRNT